In one Isosphaeraceae bacterium EP7 genomic region, the following are encoded:
- a CDS encoding transposase produces the protein MRDLNRLRLEIKAKRPGADKFEPIAFRWRVERTFAWLGRNRRLSKDYEATTASSEAFVKLAMIHLMARRRSKVLAKR, from the coding sequence TTGCGAGACCTCAACCGGCTGCGGCTGGAGATCAAGGCGAAGCGTCCCGGTGCCGACAAGTTCGAGCCGATCGCGTTCCGCTGGCGTGTGGAGCGGACCTTCGCATGGCTGGGGCGGAACCGTCGGCTGAGCAAGGATTATGAGGCGACCACCGCAAGCAGCGAGGCGTTCGTCAAGCTGGCGATGATCCATCTGATGGCCCGCAGACGATCGAAGGTGTTGGCGAAAAGGTAG